In a single window of the Arachis hypogaea cultivar Tifrunner chromosome 6, arahy.Tifrunner.gnm2.J5K5, whole genome shotgun sequence genome:
- the LOC112696707 gene encoding uncharacterized protein, whose amino-acid sequence MGNCLVVQENVVKIMKTDGKVLEYKAPIKVEQVLVDFSGHAVSDSLLRHLQPNTKLLGGSLYHLVPPPPQQHSTPKSSKKVRFAEPEVQDVQESKVVTIKVVISKQQLRDMMQKGVVSVDKMLSMVHRESQGATDDDDDEEEGNRDFCDNAWKPPLESITEVN is encoded by the coding sequence ATGGGGAATTGCTTGGTGGTTCAAGAAAACGTAGTGAAGATCATGAAAACAGATGGGAAAGTACTTGAATACAAAGCACCAATCAAAGTTGAGCAAGTTCTGGTAGATTTCTCCGGCCATGCAGTATCTGATTCACTCCTCCGCCATCTTCAGCCAAACACCAAACTACTCGGCGGAAGCTTGTACCACCTAGTTCCTCCACCGCCGCAGCAACACTCGACACCAAAATCTAGCAAGAAGGTGAGGTTTGCAGAACCAGAAGTGCAAGATGTTCAAGAAAGTAAAGTAGTTACAATTAAGGTAGTTATTAGCAAGCAACAACTGAGGGATATGATGCAAAAGGGAGTGGTTTCGGTTGATAAGATGTTATCTATGGTTCACCGTGAAAGTCAGGGAGCaaccgatgatgatgatgatgaagaagaaggtaATCGAGATTTTTGTGATAACGCGTGGAAACCACCGTTAGAAAGCATAACAGAAGTAAACTAG